In Candidatus Kerfeldbacteria bacterium, a single genomic region encodes these proteins:
- a CDS encoding glycogen synthase, translating to MAAAKKLRIVSVASEVAPYSKTGGLADVAKSLPKALSENGHTVYLITPFYKFMQQQNLNMVAVPGKATVSVGKTKYSITFNKLQYNRHLTILFIHNNQLFGSRSHIYGYPNDNLRFFVFNIATLKLIELLKLRPDVIHCHDWQTGLIPNFLSKHRNRYPSLKRTATLYTLHNLTYQMGSNWWEVPIKKIDPGRGDPTKTASQQIANLNFTKRGIVYADLINTVSERYAEEITTPELGQGLDRLLRQRKSDLYGIINGIDYAVNNPAFDNNLPYPFDVSSLSRKKKNKLALQKKVRLDQNPDIPLIGVVNRLTEQKGFRLIMESIDVLIRLPLQMVIVGSGFREYIAFFKRIAKKHPKKIGIYTPFTEELASLTYAGSDMFLMPSRFEPCGLSQLISLRYGSVPIVHETGGLSDTVTNFNPRTRKGNGFVFKHYSTADFLIAVARAMENYKYPSAWEELMRRGMQQTYSWELPAQKYVQLYALAKKNKSKRA from the coding sequence ATGGCTGCAGCAAAAAAATTACGCATTGTCAGTGTTGCCTCAGAGGTGGCGCCGTATTCCAAAACCGGCGGTTTGGCCGATGTGGCCAAATCATTGCCCAAAGCCCTGTCTGAAAATGGACACACGGTGTATTTGATCACCCCGTTTTATAAATTCATGCAGCAGCAAAATCTTAATATGGTGGCGGTTCCGGGGAAAGCCACCGTCTCAGTAGGTAAAACAAAGTATAGTATCACCTTTAATAAATTACAGTATAATCGTCACCTGACAATACTATTTATCCATAACAACCAACTCTTCGGCAGCCGCTCCCATATTTATGGCTACCCAAACGACAATCTGCGCTTCTTTGTATTTAACATTGCTACTCTGAAATTGATTGAACTTTTGAAACTCCGTCCTGACGTCATACACTGCCATGATTGGCAAACCGGGCTGATCCCTAACTTCTTATCTAAACATCGTAATCGCTATCCTTCACTCAAACGGACTGCCACACTTTATACGCTGCACAATCTTACCTACCAAATGGGGAGTAATTGGTGGGAAGTGCCTATTAAAAAAATAGACCCCGGACGAGGCGACCCAACGAAAACTGCGTCGCAGCAAATCGCCAATCTTAATTTCACCAAGCGTGGCATCGTGTATGCTGATTTGATCAATACGGTCAGCGAGCGGTATGCCGAAGAAATCACAACACCAGAACTCGGACAGGGCCTAGATCGATTGCTACGCCAACGCAAAAGCGACCTCTACGGCATTATCAATGGCATTGATTACGCCGTCAATAACCCAGCCTTTGATAATAACTTGCCCTACCCATTCGACGTTAGCTCACTCTCCCGGAAGAAAAAAAACAAACTGGCATTGCAAAAAAAAGTTAGGCTCGACCAAAATCCCGATATCCCCTTAATCGGCGTGGTGAACCGCCTCACCGAACAAAAAGGATTTCGCTTAATCATGGAATCAATCGACGTACTTATCCGTCTACCACTACAAATGGTCATTGTGGGTAGCGGTTTTCGGGAGTACATCGCCTTCTTTAAGCGCATTGCAAAAAAACACCCAAAAAAGATTGGCATCTATACTCCGTTTACCGAGGAGCTAGCCTCATTAACGTATGCAGGTTCTGATATGTTCCTGATGCCATCGCGCTTTGAGCCCTGCGGACTGTCGCAATTAATCAGCCTACGGTACGGCTCCGTGCCGATCGTTCATGAAACCGGCGGACTTTCAGACACCGTAACTAATTTCAATCCCCGCACCCGAAAAGGCAATGGTTTCGTCTTCAAGCATTACAGCACGGCCGATTTCTTAATCGCCGTCGCCCGGGCAATGGAAAACTATAAATACCCAAGTGCCTGGGAAGAACTTATGCGCCGCGGTATGCAACAAACCTATTCCTGGGAATTGCCTGCGCAGAAGTACGTCCAACTATACGCGCTGGCTAAAAAAAACAAAAGCAAACGCGCATGA
- a CDS encoding YebC/PmpR family DNA-binding transcriptional regulator, with the protein MSGHSKWAQIKRQKAVTDQRRSGLFTKLAKGISVAAKQGGPDPEMNFRLRMAIDTARSANMPNDNIERAIQRAAGVGEGAIIEEVVYEAYGPHGVAVIIEAATDNKNRTASDIKRILSHNNANLGSTNSVRWMFTSKGIIRVDREDVSDPEAFELAAIEGGAEDIRTDPEGFTITSTPESLPSLKKHLEKNQFRLTSTEIESVPQSTVPLDEAGRNGIQKLIEELEESEDVTNIFTNAEI; encoded by the coding sequence ATGTCTGGTCACTCGAAATGGGCACAAATTAAACGTCAAAAAGCGGTCACCGACCAACGTCGTAGTGGCCTTTTTACCAAATTAGCAAAGGGTATTTCCGTTGCGGCTAAGCAGGGTGGCCCGGATCCGGAAATGAATTTTCGATTACGCATGGCGATTGATACGGCACGCTCCGCTAATATGCCAAATGATAACATCGAACGGGCTATCCAGCGTGCCGCCGGAGTTGGTGAAGGCGCTATCATCGAAGAGGTTGTTTATGAAGCCTATGGCCCCCATGGTGTAGCCGTCATTATTGAGGCGGCCACCGACAATAAAAACCGCACCGCCAGCGACATCAAACGAATACTCTCACATAATAATGCTAATTTAGGAAGTACCAATAGCGTTCGCTGGATGTTTACGTCAAAAGGGATTATCCGCGTTGATCGAGAAGACGTGAGCGATCCTGAAGCATTTGAATTAGCGGCCATCGAAGGTGGCGCCGAAGATATTCGTACTGATCCCGAAGGATTCACGATCACCAGCACGCCAGAATCATTGCCCAGCCTCAAAAAACATCTTGAAAAAAATCAATTCCGCCTCACCAGTACCGAAATCGAATCAGTCCCCCAATCCACCGTGCCCCTGGATGAAGCAGGACGCAACGGCATCCAAAAACTTATTGAAGAGCTAGAGGAAAGCGAAGACGTTACCAATATCTTTACCAATGCGGAAATCTAA
- a CDS encoding polysaccharide deacetylase family protein, with amino-acid sequence MRITWANFFHIYQPPQWSLQIIRKVVRESYRPLLQVLRRHPHIHITLNVSASLTEQLAHHGYRDIIRLITAAARRGQVELVGSAIYHPILPKLPSHEVLRQIERNTKVNRAYFGSIYQPRGFFFPEMAYDPRVATLTQQLGFRWFILDEIAQRGELGAIDPTFRYRHTHTGQTVIYRNKWLSDYIAFHIPLNKPNAFWDEVDHTAYTGHAFITAMDGETLGHHRPGAERLWERLVTNKRVQTVTISELIKQTPVARPTTPRRSSWSSRPEELRRRQPYILWDDATNSIHQLQWQLCSRVIALVQKSVKHPEYSKARTLLDQYCASDQWWWASAKPWWSQKIIVSKATEWVELANLLAPKQRWAQTYADHIIHTAEVWQKQNRFKRIADRYLAASPYTYVHYIGGKKITSS; translated from the coding sequence ATGAGAATAACTTGGGCAAATTTTTTCCATATCTACCAACCACCCCAGTGGTCGCTCCAGATTATTCGAAAAGTCGTTCGTGAGAGTTACCGACCACTGTTACAGGTACTCCGACGACATCCCCACATTCATATCACCCTCAACGTGAGCGCATCGCTGACTGAACAGCTTGCCCACCATGGGTACCGAGACATCATTCGTCTCATTACTGCCGCTGCCCGGCGTGGACAAGTTGAACTAGTGGGCTCGGCTATCTATCATCCGATACTGCCTAAATTGCCAAGTCACGAAGTGTTGCGCCAAATTGAACGTAATACAAAAGTTAATCGTGCCTATTTTGGATCAATCTACCAACCACGAGGATTTTTCTTCCCAGAAATGGCGTATGACCCCCGTGTCGCTACGCTCACTCAACAGCTGGGATTCCGCTGGTTCATCTTGGATGAAATTGCCCAGCGTGGGGAATTAGGTGCCATTGATCCTACATTTCGCTACCGACATACACACACTGGTCAAACGGTCATCTATCGAAATAAATGGCTTAGTGATTATATCGCCTTTCATATCCCGCTGAATAAACCAAACGCATTCTGGGATGAGGTTGATCACACCGCCTATACCGGTCATGCATTTATTACCGCCATGGACGGCGAAACCCTGGGTCATCATCGCCCCGGCGCCGAACGGCTTTGGGAACGACTGGTGACCAACAAGCGCGTGCAAACAGTTACTATTTCAGAATTAATTAAACAAACGCCAGTCGCGCGACCAACCACCCCACGTCGTTCTAGTTGGTCTTCCCGACCTGAAGAATTACGACGACGGCAGCCCTATATTCTTTGGGATGACGCAACCAATTCTATCCACCAGTTACAATGGCAATTATGTAGTCGAGTGATTGCGCTGGTACAAAAAAGCGTAAAACATCCTGAATATTCCAAAGCACGTACATTGCTTGATCAATATTGTGCGTCAGACCAATGGTGGTGGGCCTCAGCCAAACCGTGGTGGAGCCAAAAAATCATAGTGTCCAAAGCAACCGAATGGGTTGAGTTAGCCAATCTCCTTGCACCAAAACAACGTTGGGCACAAACATACGCCGATCATATTATCCATACTGCCGAGGTCTGGCAAAAACAAAATCGATTCAAGCGCATCGCGGATCGGTATCTCGCGGCGAGCCCGTATACCTATGTTCATTATATTGGGGGCAAAAAAATAACTTCATCATAA
- the ruvC gene encoding crossover junction endodeoxyribonuclease RuvC, producing the protein MRKSKPKPIIMGIDPGLATTGYGIIQERATGYHIISAGTVTTPAQMAFGKRLHTIYDDLTGLMQRYRPDVVAIEQLFFARNVTTALTVGQARGVAYLAAIQMGCRICEFTPLQVKQAVTGYGQADKSQMQKMVKQILKLRSLPRPDDMADALAIALCGAHTHLPT; encoded by the coding sequence ATGCGGAAATCTAAACCGAAGCCCATCATCATGGGGATTGATCCGGGCCTCGCCACAACCGGATATGGCATTATCCAGGAACGGGCAACCGGATACCACATCATCAGCGCAGGTACGGTCACGACGCCAGCCCAGATGGCATTCGGTAAACGACTGCACACTATCTATGACGATCTGACTGGCCTGATGCAGCGGTACCGCCCCGACGTCGTCGCTATTGAACAATTATTTTTTGCTCGGAATGTTACGACCGCACTTACGGTTGGCCAAGCCCGCGGCGTTGCTTACCTCGCCGCAATCCAGATGGGCTGCCGCATCTGCGAATTTACCCCCCTTCAAGTCAAACAAGCAGTCACTGGCTATGGCCAGGCGGATAAATCCCAGATGCAAAAAATGGTTAAACAAATCCTCAAATTGCGCTCCCTGCCACGACCGGATGATATGGCTGATGCATTAGCTATCGCCCTGTGCGGCGCACACACCCATCTCCCCACCTAA